Proteins encoded by one window of Planktothrix tepida PCC 9214:
- a CDS encoding SH3 domain-containing protein encodes MNKKSATTLFKVAVVGLIPITLTQATPANTAIQSRSTISETSDSLQLVQTPIGYCTVADPTGTPLNVRQKPNGKVIGSLKNGTIVALGVTDGSEGEKWTKIIRPLEGYVWSDYLTDCKY; translated from the coding sequence ATGAATAAAAAATCTGCAACTACCCTTTTTAAAGTCGCTGTTGTTGGGTTAATTCCAATTACGTTAACCCAAGCTACACCTGCTAATACAGCGATTCAATCTCGTTCAACAATTTCTGAGACTTCTGATTCATTACAATTGGTACAAACTCCCATTGGATATTGTACCGTTGCTGACCCCACAGGAACCCCCCTAAACGTTCGACAAAAACCCAATGGAAAAGTGATTGGAAGTCTCAAAAATGGAACCATTGTGGCATTAGGAGTAACGGATGGAAGTGAAGGAGAAAAATGGACTAAAATTATTAGACCCTTAGAAGGTTATGTGTGGTCAGATTATTTAACAGATTGTAAATATTAA
- a CDS encoding Mo-dependent nitrogenase C-terminal domain-containing protein codes for MSYLTLVSRGTTPVESAPISQSGSFDPFPSKPRFAPLRPIRHWLENIKIQDSKFAHRLCQLIPAQCPFERDIKVFGRVLFHIPPLCKLNPFYEELVSLRFQALCYLADECGEDVSAYC; via the coding sequence ATGTCTTACCTAACTCTTGTTAGTCGCGGAACAACTCCCGTTGAATCTGCTCCCATTTCTCAGTCTGGCTCCTTTGATCCCTTCCCCTCCAAACCTCGATTTGCTCCTCTGCGCCCCATTCGTCACTGGCTCGAAAACATTAAAATCCAAGACTCGAAATTCGCTCATCGCTTGTGTCAACTCATCCCTGCTCAATGTCCATTTGAACGAGATATTAAAGTATTTGGTCGTGTTCTGTTCCATATTCCGCCGCTGTGTAAACTCAATCCTTTCTATGAGGAATTAGTTTCTCTCCGGTTTCAGGCGTTATGTTATTTGGCGGATGAATGTGGAGAAGATGTTTCAGCCTATTGTTGA
- a CDS encoding Dethiobiotin synthetase, translating into MDYKTAYQFLIDQGMALETQKNPDAFLMRLKQGQPPIPGQVTAILLALKIAYDTLKETSTFEKNFVLALHELAMESHQQFAAGRNRGVEWPPLLQEDLHRIALGVKSIFSGYWLVEK; encoded by the coding sequence ATGGATTACAAAACAGCTTATCAATTTTTAATCGATCAAGGAATGGCCTTAGAGACACAAAAAAACCCCGATGCGTTTTTAATGCGTTTAAAACAGGGTCAACCCCCCATTCCCGGTCAGGTGACAGCAATTTTATTAGCGTTAAAAATTGCCTATGATACTCTAAAAGAAACGTCAACCTTTGAAAAAAACTTTGTGTTGGCCTTACATGAATTAGCAATGGAAAGTCATCAACAATTTGCAGCCGGTCGTAACCGTGGTGTTGAATGGCCTCCTTTATTACAAGAAGATTTACACCGCATTGCTCTAGGCGTTAAAAGTATTTTTTCCGGTTACTGGTTGGTAGAAAAATAG
- a CDS encoding iron uptake porin, with protein MSKILLKAWLLSPAVLGASLIAPTAAFAELPVTEAQPSAIAAATEAPVSAEIALEPTQTELKISEQVFVTPLDTLTLTPPQQLAQVPVNPHAGVGPSRGIETPANAEIPMADLDAAPQADTVTNAEVLKQLNEYGREGRGSKRQAQVTSVSQLSDVEPTAWAFQALQSLVERYGCIAGYPDGTFKGNRALTRFEFAAGVNACLERINELINASTKDLVTREDLAKLQRLMEEFAAELASLRGRVAVLEARSAELEANQFSTTTKLRGEVVFWAGDGEGNRASNNVVGQFADDSDNPTQAYLGYRARLNFDTSFTGQDLLRTRLQAQSIPTLSDFDLFNTLMSRTAIDGSSNNVTLDLLAYRFPFSQGKGLVWIGAKGLALDDIQDVLTPFGDDASGAISRFGRFNPTTFQGPSGTGLGLEYAFSHSFKANVGYMADDSIASSASEGKGLFNGNYSAMAQLVFSPMSNLALSLDYNHRYFSNDNVYVTGGTGSWIANKPFGENATTTDNLGFQMNWRVARSFSIGGWFGATWADQKRGGNADATIINWAAVLGFPDLLREGDTGALIVGMPPKVVNHDISALEDQNTSIHIEGFYRFPFSEYVSITPGFYVVTNPDHNSNNDTIVVGTLRTTFRF; from the coding sequence GTGTCGAAAATACTACTGAAAGCATGGCTACTCAGTCCTGCCGTCCTAGGAGCGAGTCTAATCGCTCCAACAGCAGCATTCGCCGAGTTACCCGTGACTGAGGCTCAACCCAGTGCAATTGCAGCAGCAACCGAAGCACCTGTCTCGGCAGAAATCGCCCTGGAGCCAACCCAAACCGAGTTAAAAATTAGTGAGCAAGTCTTTGTGACTCCTCTGGATACATTGACCCTCACCCCACCACAACAGTTAGCTCAGGTTCCCGTGAATCCTCATGCTGGAGTTGGGCCAAGTAGAGGCATCGAAACTCCTGCTAACGCGGAAATTCCCATGGCGGATCTCGACGCAGCACCTCAAGCCGATACGGTTACGAATGCCGAGGTGCTAAAACAACTGAATGAGTATGGACGTGAGGGACGAGGCAGCAAACGTCAAGCTCAAGTCACATCCGTATCCCAACTGTCTGACGTTGAACCCACAGCTTGGGCGTTCCAAGCTCTACAATCCTTGGTAGAACGCTACGGTTGTATTGCCGGATATCCTGATGGAACCTTCAAAGGAAATCGCGCTTTAACTCGTTTTGAATTTGCAGCCGGGGTCAATGCCTGTTTAGAGCGGATCAATGAACTGATTAATGCCTCTACAAAAGATTTAGTCACCCGTGAAGACTTGGCCAAACTGCAACGCCTAATGGAAGAGTTTGCAGCCGAATTAGCCAGCTTACGGGGACGGGTCGCTGTATTAGAAGCTCGTAGCGCAGAACTCGAAGCCAATCAATTCTCCACCACCACTAAACTCAGGGGAGAAGTGGTATTTTGGGCGGGTGATGGTGAAGGAAATCGAGCCAGTAACAACGTCGTTGGTCAGTTTGCCGATGATAGTGATAATCCCACCCAAGCATATTTAGGCTACCGTGCTCGTTTAAACTTTGATACCAGTTTCACGGGTCAAGATTTACTCAGAACCCGTTTACAAGCCCAATCAATACCAACGTTGAGTGATTTTGATCTCTTCAACACCTTAATGTCTCGGACTGCGATTGATGGAAGTTCTAATAATGTAACTTTGGATCTCCTAGCCTATCGTTTCCCCTTCTCGCAAGGAAAAGGTTTAGTTTGGATCGGCGCAAAAGGGTTAGCCTTAGATGATATTCAAGATGTTCTGACTCCTTTTGGGGATGATGCCAGTGGCGCAATTTCCCGGTTTGGACGGTTCAACCCGACAACCTTCCAAGGCCCTTCTGGTACAGGGTTAGGTCTGGAATACGCCTTCAGTCATTCCTTTAAAGCCAATGTTGGCTATATGGCCGATGACTCTATTGCTTCTAGTGCCAGTGAAGGTAAAGGTCTATTCAATGGCAATTACAGTGCAATGGCGCAGTTAGTCTTTTCACCGATGAGTAATCTAGCGTTGTCTTTAGATTACAACCACCGTTACTTCAGCAACGATAACGTATACGTCACAGGCGGTACGGGAAGTTGGATCGCGAATAAACCCTTTGGTGAAAATGCCACGACCACAGATAACTTAGGCTTCCAAATGAACTGGAGAGTCGCCCGCAGTTTCTCCATCGGGGGCTGGTTCGGTGCAACTTGGGCTGATCAGAAACGCGGTGGTAATGCCGATGCGACGATTATCAACTGGGCTGCGGTGTTAGGGTTCCCCGATCTTCTACGTGAAGGAGATACAGGTGCTTTAATTGTGGGGATGCCTCCTAAAGTTGTCAATCATGATATTAGTGCTTTAGAAGACCAAAATACTTCTATTCATATTGAAGGCTTCTATCGCTTCCCCTTCAGCGAATACGTTTCGATTACACCCGGTTTCTATGTTGTGACCAATCCTGATCACAATAGCAACAACGACACCATTGTTGTGGGGACTCTGCGGACAACCTTCCGCTTCTAA
- a CDS encoding nitroreductase family protein, with amino-acid sequence MEPSINLRHAIEQRRAVRSFEPTLIPSVILSEILRLGMRSPSAFNLQPWRFIILRNLDSKEKLQACAFNQKQVTEAPVVLICCSDRRVAEPDYIESVIQLGRDQDAINDTYADHIRTAISNTFEKHPSFEGIEAWTNRQAMLAVAHIMIVAQAYGVDSCPMEGFIASEVKAEFNIPKEVDVCCLLALGYAAKPFKKYGGRFSVEQVCYAESYGKDWKS; translated from the coding sequence ATGGAACCATCGATTAATTTGAGACACGCGATTGAGCAACGTCGGGCTGTGAGGTCATTTGAACCGACCTTGATTCCTTCAGTAATTCTCTCAGAAATTCTACGTTTGGGGATGCGCTCGCCCTCTGCATTTAATTTACAACCCTGGCGGTTTATTATTTTACGCAATCTCGATAGTAAAGAAAAGCTCCAGGCTTGTGCATTTAATCAGAAACAAGTAACAGAAGCCCCTGTTGTGTTAATTTGTTGTAGCGATCGCCGCGTTGCAGAACCAGATTATATTGAATCGGTGATTCAACTCGGTCGAGATCAAGACGCGATTAACGATACCTATGCCGATCATATTCGTACCGCCATTTCCAATACCTTTGAGAAACATCCTTCCTTTGAAGGTATAGAAGCCTGGACGAACCGCCAAGCCATGTTAGCCGTTGCTCATATTATGATTGTGGCACAAGCCTACGGCGTCGATAGTTGTCCGATGGAGGGATTTATCGCCTCTGAGGTCAAAGCGGAATTTAATATCCCAAAAGAGGTTGATGTTTGTTGTCTCCTGGCTTTAGGATATGCAGCAAAACCTTTTAAAAAATATGGGGGAAGGTTTTCCGTTGAACAAGTCTGTTATGCAGAATCCTATGGGAAAGACTGGAAAAGTTAA
- a CDS encoding GntR family transcriptional regulator, with amino-acid sequence MVRFYIQPDSDIPASNQLFNQIRFAIASRQFPPGHRLPSTRQLAMETGLHRNTISKVYRQLEEHGLVDAQAGSGIYVRALGHEGGSRLNSPILDQYPEANKIIQRSLDELLSQGCSLNEAREMFLGEIDWRLRCSARVLVTAPTQDIGIGQLMAQELEEALKIPVQLVPIEQLTNLLEKVPSGTVVTSRYFIGQAEAIAAPKSVRVIPVDIYNFAKEIELVRDLPKGTYLGIVSLSSGLLRATEVIIHSLRGEDILVMTAQLTDSYKINSIIRTARVVVCDQASYGIVKDLVHANRDELIRQPQLVYCPNYIGAESINLLKRELGLN; translated from the coding sequence ATGGTTCGATTTTATATTCAGCCGGATAGCGATATTCCCGCGTCTAACCAACTATTTAATCAAATTCGGTTTGCGATCGCATCTCGTCAATTTCCCCCCGGACACCGTTTACCCAGCACTCGTCAACTGGCGATGGAAACAGGATTACACCGCAACACCATTAGCAAAGTGTATCGACAGTTAGAAGAGCATGGCTTAGTTGACGCCCAGGCGGGATCAGGGATTTATGTCCGGGCATTAGGTCATGAAGGCGGATCTCGGTTAAATTCACCAATTTTAGACCAGTATCCCGAAGCTAATAAAATTATTCAACGCAGTTTAGATGAATTGCTGTCTCAGGGATGCAGCTTAAATGAAGCCAGAGAAATGTTTTTAGGGGAAATTGATTGGAGATTACGGTGTAGTGCGAGAGTCCTCGTCACAGCCCCGACTCAAGATATTGGCATTGGACAATTAATGGCTCAAGAATTAGAAGAAGCCTTAAAAATTCCAGTGCAGTTAGTACCCATTGAACAGTTAACCAATCTTTTAGAAAAAGTGCCATCGGGAACCGTTGTTACCAGTCGCTATTTTATTGGACAAGCTGAAGCGATCGCTGCCCCAAAATCCGTGCGAGTCATCCCCGTTGATATTTATAATTTTGCCAAAGAAATCGAATTAGTTCGAGATTTACCCAAAGGAACTTATTTAGGAATTGTCAGCCTCAGTTCCGGTTTATTACGCGCAACAGAAGTGATTATTCACAGTCTACGAGGAGAAGATATTTTGGTGATGACAGCCCAATTAACGGATAGCTATAAAATTAATTCTATTATTCGCACAGCGCGGGTTGTTGTTTGTGATCAAGCCAGTTATGGCATTGTTAAAGATCTCGTTCATGCCAACCGGGACGAACTGATTCGTCAACCCCAATTGGTCTACTGCCCCAATTATATTGGCGCAGAGTCAATTAATTTACTGAAACGGGAATTAGGTTTAAATTGA
- a CDS encoding dienelactone hydrolase family protein yields the protein MSNQPIRATQIQVPNGELHIDAYLAQPTGEGQFPGVVVIQEIFGVNSHIRDVTERIAKEGYIAIAPAIYQRQVPGFEVGYTQADMTLGRTYKAKTTAPELLSDIQATLNYLKTLPNLTPKFGSIGFCFGGHVVYLASTLADIRATACFYGGEIPTMTPGGGEPTLTRTKDIKGVLYGFFGTEDPLIPNEQVDQIETALQDHQIPHKIFRYKADHGFFCDQRSTYNAEAAQDAWTQVKALFDQQLRA from the coding sequence ATGTCAAATCAACCCATTCGTGCCACTCAAATTCAGGTTCCTAACGGAGAATTACACATTGATGCCTATCTGGCTCAACCCACCGGAGAGGGTCAATTTCCAGGTGTTGTGGTCATTCAAGAAATTTTTGGGGTAAATTCCCATATTCGAGATGTCACCGAACGCATCGCCAAAGAAGGATATATTGCGATCGCCCCTGCCATTTATCAGCGTCAAGTGCCCGGTTTTGAAGTCGGTTATACTCAAGCTGATATGACATTAGGCCGAACCTACAAAGCTAAAACCACCGCCCCAGAACTATTAAGCGATATTCAAGCCACCCTGAACTATTTGAAAACCCTCCCCAACCTCACCCCAAAATTTGGTTCCATTGGGTTTTGTTTTGGCGGTCATGTTGTTTATTTAGCTTCGACCTTAGCTGATATTCGAGCTACCGCTTGTTTCTATGGCGGTGAAATACCCACAATGACCCCTGGTGGAGGGGAACCAACCCTGACTCGCACAAAAGATATTAAAGGGGTTCTCTATGGCTTTTTTGGGACAGAAGATCCCCTAATTCCCAACGAACAAGTTGATCAAATCGAAACAGCCCTGCAAGATCATCAAATTCCCCATAAAATTTTCCGCTATAAAGCTGATCACGGCTTTTTCTGCGATCAACGCAGTACCTACAACGCCGAAGCAGCCCAAGATGCCTGGACGCAGGTTAAAGCCTTATTTGATCAGCAGTTAAGGGCTTAG
- a CDS encoding S1 RNA-binding domain-containing protein — protein sequence MATKNPSFSLDDFAKALDQHSYDLHKGQIVKGQVDSYTSDGAYIDIKGAKSPGFIPKKEISVVDVEDISEILPLKEERDFLIIREQNADGQILLSIRQLEIKQVWDDLIEIQNKGQSLQARVTGVNRGGVTVEVHSLRGFIPRSHLLEKDNLESLIEQSLSVTILELDVERNKIVLSQRLASQSLGFSQLEVGQLVEGKVMGVKPFGVFVDIEGVTGLIHIKEVSQKYVESLAELFPIGQMIKAMVISLDEGRHRISLSTRILENYPGEAVEKLSEVMESAEARAERAKKLINL from the coding sequence ATGGCTACTAAAAACCCGTCCTTTTCTCTTGATGATTTTGCCAAAGCCCTAGATCAACACAGTTATGATTTACATAAAGGGCAAATCGTTAAGGGTCAGGTAGATTCATATACCAGCGATGGTGCATACATTGACATTAAAGGTGCTAAATCTCCCGGCTTTATTCCCAAAAAAGAAATTTCCGTTGTAGACGTTGAAGATATTTCCGAAATTCTTCCCTTAAAAGAAGAACGGGATTTTCTCATTATTCGGGAGCAAAATGCCGACGGTCAAATATTACTTTCTATCCGACAATTAGAAATTAAACAAGTGTGGGATGATCTGATTGAGATTCAAAATAAAGGTCAATCTCTACAAGCAAGAGTCACGGGAGTAAATCGAGGGGGTGTTACCGTTGAAGTTCATTCCTTACGAGGATTTATTCCGCGATCGCATCTGTTAGAAAAAGACAATTTAGAATCGTTAATTGAACAATCCTTAAGCGTCACCATTTTAGAATTAGATGTTGAACGGAATAAAATTGTTTTATCCCAACGGTTAGCCTCTCAATCCCTAGGTTTTAGTCAATTAGAAGTCGGTCAATTGGTAGAAGGGAAAGTCATGGGTGTTAAACCCTTCGGTGTATTTGTGGATATTGAAGGAGTGACGGGACTAATTCATATTAAAGAAGTCAGTCAAAAATATGTTGAATCTTTAGCAGAACTTTTTCCGATTGGTCAAATGATTAAAGCAATGGTCATTAGTTTAGATGAAGGTCGCCATCGGATTTCTCTATCCACCCGAATTTTAGAAAATTATCCGGGTGAAGCCGTTGAGAAATTATCCGAGGTCATGGAATCTGCTGAAGCTCGTGCAGAACGTGCTAAAAAGTTAATTAATCTGTAA
- a CDS encoding GNAT family N-acetyltransferase, with amino-acid sequence MIHLRSATPDDLDLLRHWDEQPHIISADPNDDWGWEVELHRTPDWREQLIAEMEGRPIGFVEIIDPAREDDHYWGDIATNLRAIDIWIGEEQDLAKGYGTEMMQLAIARCFGASTVTAVLVDPLANNTRAHRFYERLGFKFVEPRRFGDDDCFVYCLNREDWQSKTNLA; translated from the coding sequence ATGATTCATCTACGATCAGCCACTCCCGATGATTTGGATTTGTTGCGACACTGGGATGAGCAACCTCATATAATTTCCGCAGATCCTAACGATGATTGGGGTTGGGAAGTGGAACTTCATCGTACCCCAGATTGGAGGGAACAATTGATTGCGGAAATGGAGGGTCGTCCTATTGGATTTGTTGAGATCATCGATCCAGCCCGTGAGGATGACCATTATTGGGGTGATATTGCAACAAATCTTCGGGCTATTGATATTTGGATTGGAGAAGAACAGGATTTGGCCAAAGGCTATGGAACAGAAATGATGCAGCTTGCCATTGCTCGATGTTTTGGAGCATCAACTGTAACGGCCGTCCTTGTCGATCCCCTAGCTAATAATACTCGCGCTCACCGCTTCTATGAACGTCTTGGCTTTAAATTTGTCGAGCCACGGCGGTTTGGTGACGATGACTGTTTTGTGTATTGTCTGAATCGGGAAGATTGGCAGTCTAAAACTAATTTAGCCTGA
- a CDS encoding GH25 family lysozyme → MSIRGIDVSDYQPNVDWQAVARSGIAFAIIKSTEGETFVCDVFKRYWEQSKANGLIRGAYHFFKPDIDPIKQAYHFLKIVKLQDGDLPPVLDIETMGGLEAKALCDRLAQWIDVMEKETGFRPIIYTYPGFWQKLNTTRFSDYPLWIAHYTTAEQPMIPGGWKSWVFWQFTDQGQIEGISGGVDVNLFESVRKGDKGTKVEKIQNLLKNRGYDPGVIDGAFGTGTETALIKFQQTKQLEADGIAGLKTWTALMGRSDSFVLPVGNVEPTPEPTPAPTPTPAPVPSIELIDICKIYKGNPGQDQVLTWLQQQIPSATLLEFSKLWRNQPKAQTTSVKLIDVCKYYRGLPSQDQALRWLQEKIAPSILSELAQQWNQQTLPIPSIKLQDVCKYYKGLPNQAAALDWLQSQIPPATLDEFGKKWRQPAPKK, encoded by the coding sequence ATGAGTATTCGCGGGATTGACGTTTCTGATTACCAGCCTAACGTAGATTGGCAAGCCGTTGCCCGTTCTGGTATTGCCTTTGCTATTATCAAATCAACCGAAGGAGAAACCTTTGTTTGTGATGTTTTTAAGCGCTATTGGGAACAATCAAAAGCCAATGGTTTAATTCGGGGTGCTTATCATTTTTTCAAACCTGATATAGATCCGATTAAACAAGCCTATCATTTCCTGAAAATTGTTAAACTTCAAGATGGTGATCTTCCTCCGGTTTTAGATATTGAAACCATGGGAGGATTAGAAGCCAAAGCGTTGTGTGATCGGTTAGCACAATGGATAGATGTGATGGAAAAAGAAACCGGTTTTCGTCCTATTATCTACACTTATCCTGGATTTTGGCAAAAGCTCAATACCACTCGTTTTTCTGATTATCCCCTCTGGATTGCTCACTATACCACAGCCGAACAACCGATGATTCCTGGCGGTTGGAAAAGTTGGGTTTTTTGGCAATTTACCGATCAAGGTCAAATAGAAGGAATTAGTGGCGGTGTAGATGTTAATTTATTTGAAAGTGTTCGCAAAGGAGATAAGGGAACAAAAGTTGAAAAAATTCAAAACTTATTGAAAAATCGAGGTTATGATCCGGGGGTGATTGATGGTGCTTTTGGGACTGGAACTGAAACAGCTTTAATCAAATTTCAACAAACTAAACAGTTAGAAGCGGATGGAATTGCTGGGTTAAAAACCTGGACAGCATTAATGGGACGTTCAGATTCTTTTGTATTACCTGTAGGGAACGTTGAACCGACTCCAGAACCCACACCTGCACCCACACCCACACCTGCACCTGTTCCTAGTATTGAATTGATTGATATTTGTAAAATTTACAAAGGAAATCCAGGTCAAGATCAAGTATTAACATGGTTACAACAACAAATTCCCTCAGCCACGTTATTAGAATTTTCTAAACTCTGGCGAAATCAACCCAAAGCTCAAACCACTTCCGTTAAGTTAATTGATGTTTGTAAATATTATCGGGGTTTACCCAGTCAAGATCAAGCCTTGCGTTGGTTACAGGAAAAAATTGCCCCCTCAATTTTAAGTGAATTAGCTCAACAATGGAATCAACAAACCTTACCCATACCCAGTATTAAATTACAAGATGTCTGTAAATATTACAAAGGTTTACCCAACCAAGCAGCGGCTTTAGATTGGTTACAAAGTCAAATTCCTCCTGCTACTTTAGATGAATTTGGGAAGAAGTGGCGACAACCTGCACCCAAAAAATAA
- a CDS encoding leucine-rich repeat domain-containing protein: MNQLLEKRTVKQKLGGLLLLLSVVGFPAASVAQSQPDTPIFKTFQDWCSNRQQLLPEARRTVDVLLQQVGTSDCDRANQMLSQQERLDLSTFLISDLSPLKGLTHLTSLKLNNNQISDLTPLQTLNNLHELDLSFNRITDISPLQPLTQLARINLSYNQISDISPLQSLTSLIEIYLNHNKIVDISDLKALTKLRFLFIQDNPLTSTQCPINPKYVCRFDRE; encoded by the coding sequence ATGAATCAATTATTAGAAAAAAGGACAGTTAAACAGAAGCTGGGAGGGCTTTTATTATTGTTAAGTGTTGTGGGGTTTCCGGCTGCCAGTGTGGCACAATCACAACCGGATACACCTATTTTTAAAACCTTTCAAGATTGGTGTTCTAATCGTCAACAGTTGTTACCGGAAGCGAGGAGAACTGTGGATGTTTTATTACAACAAGTGGGAACTTCCGATTGCGATCGCGCGAATCAAATGCTTTCTCAACAAGAAAGGTTAGATTTAAGTACCTTTCTGATTTCTGATTTAAGTCCCTTAAAAGGATTAACTCATTTAACTTCATTGAAGCTTAATAATAACCAAATTTCCGATCTCACTCCCTTACAAACTTTGAATAATTTACACGAATTGGATTTAAGTTTTAATCGAATTACGGATATTAGTCCATTGCAACCTTTAACCCAATTAGCCCGAATTAATTTAAGTTATAATCAGATTTCTGATATTTCCCCCCTTCAGAGCTTAACAAGTTTAATTGAAATCTATCTCAACCATAATAAAATTGTTGATATTAGCGATTTAAAAGCTTTAACAAAACTTCGTTTCTTATTTATTCAAGATAATCCACTCACCTCTACTCAATGTCCGATTAATCCAAAATATGTTTGTCGCTTTGATCGGGAATAA
- a CDS encoding DUF1361 domain-containing protein — translation MRELLADALEVFDRHSGWIIWNLFLAFIPLVLSFWLFRRRSISRTWFWWIIYVIFIAFLPNAPYLLTDIIHLIRATRAGYSVWIITLIFIPLHLFAILSGLEAYVVSLINQNHYLRKEGAKQYIFLSEIMTHLLCAIGVFMGRFRRFNSWDLVTQPDVVLSKTLDDLTTKKPLLVIFITFIAITISYTLMKQVTFGLMLQFRRLYLGLDELDPEEIIKR, via the coding sequence ATGAGAGAACTGTTAGCGGATGCCTTGGAGGTCTTTGATCGACACAGTGGTTGGATTATTTGGAATCTGTTTTTGGCGTTTATTCCCTTAGTCTTAAGTTTTTGGCTGTTTCGGAGGAGAAGTATTTCTCGAACTTGGTTTTGGTGGATTATTTATGTTATTTTTATTGCTTTTTTACCCAATGCACCTTATTTACTCACGGATATTATTCATTTAATTCGCGCAACTCGTGCAGGGTATTCGGTTTGGATTATTACTCTAATTTTTATTCCCCTTCATCTCTTTGCCATTCTGAGTGGGTTAGAAGCTTATGTTGTTTCGTTAATTAATCAAAATCATTATCTCAGAAAGGAAGGAGCAAAACAATATATTTTTCTGTCGGAAATCATGACGCATCTTTTGTGTGCGATTGGAGTATTCATGGGACGATTTCGGCGCTTTAATAGTTGGGATTTAGTCACTCAGCCGGATGTAGTTCTCTCTAAAACCTTAGATGATTTAACGACTAAAAAGCCTTTATTAGTTATTTTTATTACTTTTATTGCGATTACAATCTCCTATACTTTAATGAAGCAGGTTACGTTTGGTTTAATGCTTCAGTTTCGACGGCTTTATTTAGGGTTAGATGAATTAGATCCCGAAGAAATTATCAAGCGATAA
- a CDS encoding UbiX family flavin prenyltransferase, whose translation MTSSKRLIVGISGASGIIYAVRLLELLQKTDVETHLVVSRAGEITRTHELGLDAKHLHNLASVSYSINDVGAAISSGSFRTMGMVILPCSMKTLAEIATGVTSNLLTRAADVVLKERRRLVLMVRETPLHAIHLKNMLTVTECGGIIMPPVPAFYTMPESIDEMVTNTVCRVLDLFDIEVGQLKRWGEEIDLGGSKM comes from the coding sequence ATGACCAGTTCTAAACGTCTCATCGTTGGTATTAGTGGGGCGAGTGGTATTATTTATGCCGTGCGTTTGTTGGAACTCCTACAGAAAACCGATGTAGAAACCCATCTTGTCGTTTCCCGTGCGGGAGAAATCACCAGAACCCATGAGTTAGGACTCGATGCGAAACACCTTCACAATCTAGCCAGCGTCAGCTATTCTATTAACGATGTGGGAGCAGCGATATCGAGTGGTTCCTTTCGGACGATGGGGATGGTGATCCTTCCCTGTTCAATGAAAACCTTAGCTGAAATTGCAACGGGGGTAACGAGTAACCTCCTCACCCGCGCGGCGGATGTGGTACTCAAAGAACGCCGTCGGTTAGTCTTAATGGTGCGGGAAACCCCTCTCCATGCCATTCATCTCAAAAATATGTTAACCGTGACTGAATGTGGGGGAATTATTATGCCTCCGGTTCCTGCATTTTATACGATGCCGGAGTCAATTGATGAAATGGTGACAAATACCGTTTGTCGGGTTCTTGATTTGTTTGATATTGAAGTCGGTCAGTTGAAACGTTGGGGAGAAGAAATTGATCTCGGTGGGTCTAAGATGTAG